One Sulfurimonas sp. genomic region harbors:
- a CDS encoding putative quinol monooxygenase: protein MTITKRVTFIAKDDDASIEMMKELLSAMVKPSKAEDGCIFYEIFQYQNNPRKFMAYESWRDEAALDGHKASSHYAVYKSSYEPYCEKKYTDELEVLG, encoded by the coding sequence ATGACTATTACAAAAAGAGTAACTTTTATAGCAAAAGATGACGATGCAAGTATCGAAATGATGAAAGAGCTTTTAAGCGCCATGGTAAAGCCAAGTAAAGCTGAGGATGGATGTATATTTTATGAAATATTTCAATATCAAAACAATCCTAGAAAATTTATGGCTTATGAGAGTTGGCGTGATGAAGCTGCTTTAGATGGTCATAAAGCAAGTTCACATTATGCAGTTTATAAATCTTCGTATGAGCCGTATTGTGAGAAAAAATATACAGATGAATTGGAGGTTTTAGGATAA
- the metK gene encoding methionine adenosyltransferase — MYLFTSEVVSPGHPDKCADIIADSIVDRLIIEDPKSRVASEVFVAGKHVIIGGEVTSNANVSEAEYVQIVKDALAGIGYDGKSAFTKEQCLHPDDVKVQVLLNRQSPDINQGVDQEDGEVGAGDQGIMFGYASSETADYMPAAITYARMLSDKVYHYALKHNHKLGVDIKTQVTLDYGTKENFENCNPQSIHTIVVSAPSNEDMDIVEVRELLQGLIDDTGLPTDLYHPEKTIIHLNPTGRYVNHSSLHDSGLTGRKLIVDSFGGYAPIGGGAQSSKDYTKVDRSGLYAARWLAKHIVASGYAKKCNVQISYAIGVARPTSVSVDTYGTVVEGLNDDKLSEFVSENFSLTPNWITDKFGLDHPSEENFLYADVAARGQVGQSDYPWEKLDAMDIFAKLK, encoded by the coding sequence ATGTATCTATTTACAAGTGAGGTAGTAAGCCCAGGTCATCCGGATAAATGTGCAGATATTATTGCAGACAGTATAGTTGACAGACTGATCATAGAAGATCCAAAAAGCAGAGTTGCGAGCGAAGTTTTTGTAGCAGGTAAACATGTTATTATAGGTGGTGAAGTAACGTCAAATGCAAATGTAAGTGAAGCTGAATATGTACAGATAGTAAAAGATGCACTTGCAGGTATTGGCTATGATGGTAAGAGTGCTTTTACAAAAGAACAGTGTCTGCATCCTGATGATGTTAAAGTTCAAGTACTTTTAAATAGACAATCTCCAGATATCAATCAGGGTGTTGATCAAGAAGACGGTGAAGTTGGAGCAGGGGATCAGGGAATTATGTTTGGTTATGCTTCAAGTGAGACGGCAGATTATATGCCTGCAGCTATAACTTATGCAAGAATGTTAAGTGACAAAGTCTATCACTATGCACTAAAACACAACCATAAACTAGGCGTTGATATAAAAACTCAGGTAACTCTTGATTATGGTACAAAGGAAAACTTTGAAAACTGTAATCCTCAGTCTATCCATACAATAGTTGTATCGGCTCCATCAAACGAAGATATGGATATAGTAGAGGTTAGAGAACTTCTTCAGGGTCTAATCGATGACACTGGACTTCCAACTGACCTATACCATCCTGAAAAAACTATAATACACTTAAATCCAACAGGACGCTATGTAAATCACTCATCTTTACATGATAGTGGTTTAACTGGTAGAAAACTTATTGTTGATAGCTTTGGTGGATATGCACCAATTGGTGGTGGTGCTCAGAGTTCAAAAGATTATACAAAAGTTGACAGAAGTGGACTTTATGCTGCTAGATGGTTAGCTAAGCATATTGTAGCAAGCGGTTACGCTAAAAAATGTAATGTTCAGATCTCTTATGCTATTGGTGTTGCAAGACCTACATCTGTTTCTGTAGATACGTACGGTACTGTAGTTGAAGGTCTTAATGATGATAAATTATCAGAATTTGTAAGTGAAAACTTTTCTTTAACACCTAATTGGATTACGGATAAATTTGGACTAGATCATCCAAGCGAAGAAAACTTTTTATATGCAGATGTAGCAGCCCGCGGTCAAGTTGGTCAAAGTGATTATCCATGGGAAAAACTAGATGCTATGGATATTTTTGCCAAGTTAAAATAA
- a CDS encoding class II aldolase/adducin family protein — protein MKNLWSDEEAKNYKTDLELRVYTSNLLGRSDELVLHGGGNTSVKTVLDGEEILLVKGSGWDLLSIKAEGFAPVKMSTLLEMAKLEKLSDSDMVSGQKAAMIDKTAPNPSVEAILHALIPYKVVDHTHADAVVTISNSKTGLDNIKKVYPNFLIVPYVMPGFILARTIYEMTKGLDWDTIEGIILHNHGIFTFDDDAKRSYDKMIDAVTCAEEFLEENAKLELISKTPVEFNIDQLKEKVGAEFINVNQSDLALTYASQDDLRSKVTRGVLTPEHIIRTKRHPLVLEDENIATALDSYKSEYKKYFEKFSKDEIMLDANPKYAVIKGFGIVSFGKTQKEADVINDVIEHTMTAVLRADKLGGYESISLKDSFEMEYWELEQAKLAKAV, from the coding sequence ATGAAAAACCTTTGGAGTGACGAGGAAGCTAAAAACTATAAAACAGATCTGGAGCTTCGCGTGTATACATCTAACCTTTTAGGCAGGAGTGATGAGCTTGTACTTCACGGAGGTGGAAATACCTCTGTAAAAACTGTTCTAGACGGTGAAGAGATCTTACTTGTAAAAGGTTCAGGTTGGGATCTTCTAAGTATAAAAGCTGAAGGTTTTGCACCTGTTAAAATGTCTACACTTTTAGAGATGGCAAAGTTGGAGAAGCTTAGCGATTCAGATATGGTTAGTGGACAAAAAGCTGCTATGATAGATAAAACTGCTCCAAACCCATCTGTTGAAGCTATCTTGCATGCACTTATCCCATACAAAGTGGTTGATCACACTCATGCGGATGCTGTTGTAACTATTTCAAACTCAAAAACAGGACTGGATAATATTAAAAAAGTTTACCCGAACTTTTTGATAGTACCATATGTAATGCCTGGATTTATTTTAGCTCGCACAATTTATGAAATGACAAAAGGTTTGGATTGGGATACAATTGAAGGGATCATATTACATAACCACGGAATATTTACATTTGATGACGATGCTAAAAGATCTTATGATAAGATGATCGATGCAGTGACTTGCGCTGAAGAGTTTTTAGAAGAGAATGCAAAGTTAGAACTTATATCAAAAACTCCTGTTGAATTTAATATAGATCAGTTAAAAGAAAAAGTCGGTGCCGAGTTTATAAATGTAAACCAGTCTGATCTTGCACTTACTTATGCTTCACAAGATGATTTAAGAAGTAAAGTTACTCGCGGAGTTTTAACGCCTGAACATATCATAAGAACAAAACGTCATCCTTTAGTTTTGGAGGATGAAAATATCGCTACGGCTTTAGATAGTTATAAATCTGAATATAAAAAATATTTTGAAAAATTTTCTAAAGATGAGATCATGCTTGATGCAAATCCAAAATATGCAGTTATTAAAGGTTTTGGAATTGTAAGTTTTGGCAAGACTCAAAAAGAAGCTGATGTGATCAATGATGTTATAGAACATACAATGACGGCAGTACTACGCGCTGATAAGCTTGGCGGGTATGAGAGTATCTCTCTAAAAGATAGTTTCGAGATGGAATACTGGGAACTAGAACAAGCAAAACTAGCGAAAGCGGTTTGA